A window of the Bacillus andreraoultii genome harbors these coding sequences:
- a CDS encoding ABC transporter ATP-binding protein — protein sequence MDVLLSVEGLEKSFKDKKVLHNISFEVRKGEIMAILGPNGAGKSTTIRNIMGIMYPDQGKVIFHGYNDIPRNKIGYLPEERGLYKNVKVLDILLYLADLKEYPTKKAKERAIDYLKKFDLEGKENVKMEELSKGMAQKVQFISSILHEPELLILDEPFSGLDPVSQELLKAEIHSLAKKGTAILLSSHQMNVVEEMCDRLFMIQQGQKIIYGTLDDVKTKYANFKCTIRGKNDLVNLENIPQVQRVEQKEDVSVLYLEKDINPAIWLKTLPENLQVNEMTLDRISLHEIFIDVATNKNLLLGNELMEEGEQHA from the coding sequence ATGGACGTTTTATTATCGGTTGAGGGGCTGGAGAAATCATTTAAAGATAAAAAAGTCCTTCACAATATTTCTTTTGAAGTACGTAAAGGCGAGATTATGGCAATATTAGGTCCGAATGGTGCAGGGAAATCAACAACAATCCGAAACATTATGGGAATTATGTACCCGGATCAAGGGAAAGTCATTTTTCATGGATACAATGATATTCCTCGAAATAAAATTGGTTATTTACCAGAAGAACGTGGATTATATAAAAATGTGAAGGTTCTAGATATTCTCCTGTATTTAGCTGATTTAAAAGAATACCCAACAAAAAAGGCAAAAGAGCGAGCAATCGACTATTTAAAAAAGTTTGACCTTGAAGGAAAAGAAAATGTAAAGATGGAAGAACTTTCAAAAGGGATGGCGCAAAAAGTTCAATTTATATCTTCTATTTTACATGAACCGGAATTATTAATTTTAGATGAACCATTTTCTGGCCTTGACCCAGTTAGTCAAGAATTACTAAAAGCGGAAATACATAGTCTTGCAAAAAAAGGGACAGCCATTTTACTATCATCCCATCAAATGAATGTTGTTGAAGAAATGTGTGATCGTTTATTTATGATTCAACAGGGACAAAAGATCATTTACGGAACGTTAGATGATGTGAAAACAAAATATGCGAACTTTAAATGTACCATCCGTGGTAAAAATGATTTGGTGAATTTAGAAAATATTCCCCAAGTACAAAGGGTTGAACAGAAAGAGGATGTATCTGTTTTATATTTAGAAAAAGATATTAATCCAGCAATATGGTTAAAAACTTTACCAGAAAACCTACAAGTAAATGAAATGACGCTGGACCGAATATCTTTACATGAAATATTTATTGATGTGGCAACGAACAAAAATTTGCTACTCGGTAATGAACTGATGGAAGAAGGTGAACAACATGCGTAA